A window from Betta splendens chromosome 1, fBetSpl5.4, whole genome shotgun sequence encodes these proteins:
- the LOC114853771 gene encoding GPI-linked NAD(P)(+)--arginine ADP-ribosyltransferase 1-like has product MKFRPVCGRCAGLCALLVVAALLWFYDPFTEERRPQDPAESPLDMAPDSIDDMYDGCRPEAASVIDLFGVFEWHYNRNFSGAWALAEKQAKQPAHEQLGGDHAVALYLYTGTQPLREQFNRAVKTGKRKYSTSLFTFHYFYFFLTDAIRVLRGNQTSCSVAYHRTWERFSPVPVDARLRFGAFVMAGATRQSFDFHGNTSCFEIRTCFGADITHYSAADQTGQLLIPPYEVFRVTDVRTDDWCSVVYKLQSTQTPRADLNCELRSQRIKAFFRMVPPHRPVGSLVKMLACVIMLLIISLVLVKQKQKGFVAVVLGSLTLIITVGIWTRNQSISEE; this is encoded by the exons ATGAAGTTTAGGCCAGTGTGTGGGAGGTGTGCAGGCCTGTGTGCGTTGCTGGTGGTGGCGGCGTTGCTATGGTTCTATGACCCCTTCACAGAAGAGAGAAGGCCTCAGGATCCAGCAGAG TCACCTCTGGACATGGCGCCCGACTCAATCGATGACATGTATGACGGCTGCCGGCCAGAAGCCGCCTCCGTCATCGACCTGTTCGGCGTTTTTGAGTGGCACTACAACAGAAACTTCAGCGGCGCCTGGGCGTTAGCTGAGAAACAAGCGAAGCAGCCTGCGCACGAGCAGCTGGGAGGCGACCACGCTGTCGCCTTGTACCTGTACACCGGGACACAGCCACTCCGGGAGCAATTCAACAGGGCCGTAAAAACAGGGAAACGCAAGTACAGCACCTCCTTGTTCACGTTTCACTACTTCTACTTCTTCCTGACGGACGCCATCCGGGTTCTGCGTGGAAACCAGACGTCGTGCAGCGTCGCCTATCACAGGACGTGGGAACGCTTCAGCCCCGTCCCCGTCGACGCGCGCCTGCGTTTTGGCGCCTTCGTCATGGCAGGAGCAACCAGGCAGTCATTCGACTTTCATGGCAACACGTCCTGCTTCGAGATCCGCACGTGCTTCGGTGCAGATATCACGCATTACTCTGCTGCAGATCAGACGGGACAGCTGCTGATTCCTCCCTATGAGGTCTTCAGAGTCACAGACGTACGGACAGACGACTGGTGCAGCGTGGTCTATAAGCTGCAGAGCACCCAGACACCCAGGGCTGATTTAAACTGTGAGCTAAGGTCCCAGAGGATAAAAGCCTTCTTTAGAATGGTCCCACCTCACCGGCCTGTAGGCAGCTTGGTGAAGATGCTGGCATGTGTAATAATGCTGCTCATCATCTCTCTAGTCCTTgtaaagcagaagcagaaaggtTTTGTAGCTGTGGTGCTGGGTTCTCTGACGCTGATCATCACTGTGGGGATTTGGACGAGAAACCAGAGCATCTCAGAGGAATGA
- the LOC114844088 gene encoding ecto-ADP-ribosyltransferase 5-like codes for MAAQSVDDMYQGCSDRMNAKANMYLLNETNMDMNYKMAWQISEKAYWNKYKLIKPLEKDLFKAIYVYTLNKPAIYPDLNNAVRSQKSQYKTSFRYHALHFFLTRAIQTLKAGKPKGKCLTSYRRTSVYFSQVFVQKEFRFGSFTSSSRGDYLGAHFGGKSCFKIVTCFGADIQRYSVYGDEREVLIPPYEVFKVTKIITGTKLNRQKSCNVIYEVQSAGTSSNLNCALFHK; via the coding sequence ATGGCTGCACAATCTGTTGATGACATGTACCAAGGCTGTAGTGACAGAATGAACGCAAAGGCAAATATGTACCTGCTGAATGAGACAAACATGGACATGAACTATAAAATGGCCTGGCAGATATCTGAAAAAGCCTACTGGAATAAATATAAACTGATAAAACCACTGGAAAAAGATCTATTCAAGGCAATTTATGTTTACACTCTCAACAAACCAGCAATCTATCCTGACCTGAACAATGCAGTTCGATCCCAGAAATCCCAGTATAAGACCTCATTCAGGTACCATGCACTTCACTTCTTCCTGACCAGAGCCATCCAAACTCTCAAAGCTGGGAAGCCTAAAGGAAAATGTCTGACCAGCTATCGTAGGACCAGTGTTTACTTCAGTCAAGTTTTTGTCCAGAAGGAGTTTCGCTTTGGCTCCTTCACGTCCAGCTCACGGGGAGATTATCTTGGAGCCCACTTTGGGGGCAAGTCATGCTTTAAGATTGTCACATGCTTTGGAGCAGACATCCAGCGTTATTCTGTGTATGGAGACGAAAGAGAGGTTCTTATTCCTCCTTATGAGGTATTTAAAGTCACTAAAATAATTACGGGAACCAAactaaacagacaaaaaagttGTAACGTGATCTATGAAGTGCAGAGTGCAGGTACATCCTCCAATTTGAACTGTGCTCTTTTTCATAAATGA
- the LOC114853791 gene encoding ecto-ADP-ribosyltransferase 5-like → MYLLNETNMDMNYKMAWQISEKAYWSKYKLIKPLEKDLFKAIYVYTLVYPKIYPDLNNAVRTQKSQYKTTFRYHALHFFLTRAIQTLNAGKPERERCLTSYRRTSVSFSQDVLNKEFRFGSFTSSSQEDYLGAHFGEESCFKIVTCFGADIQRYSVYGNEREVLIPPYEVFKVSKIITGTKLNRQKRCSVIYEVQSAGTSSNLNCALS, encoded by the coding sequence ATGTACCTGCTGAATGAGACAAACATGGACATGAACTATAAAATGGCCTGGCAGATATCTGAAAAAGCCTACTGGAGTAAATATAAACTGATAAAACCACTGGAAAAAGATCTGTTCAAGGCGATTTATGTTTACACTCTTGTTTATCCAAAAATCTATCCTGACCTGAACAATGCAGTTCGAACCCAGAAATCCCAGTATAAGACCACATTCAGGTACCATGCACTTCACTTCTTCCTGACCAGAGCCATCCAAACTCTCAATGCTGGAAAGCCTGAAAGAGAAAGATGTCTGACCAGCTATCGTAGGACCAGTGTTAGCTTCAGCCAGGATGTTCTCAACAAGGAGTTTCGCTTTGGCTCGTTCACGTCCAGCTCACAGGAAGATTATCTTGGAGCCCACTTTGGGGAAGAGTCATGCTTTAAGATTGTCACATGCTTTGGAGCAGACATCCAGCGTTATTCTGTGTATGGAAACGAAAGAGAGGTTCTTATTCCTCCTTATGAGGTATTTAAAGTCAGTAAAATAATTACGGGAACCAAACTAAACAGACAAAAACGTTGTAGCGTGATCTATGAAGTGCAGAGTGCAGGTACATCCTCCAATTTGAACTGTGCTCTCTCATAA
- the LOC114853785 gene encoding ecto-ADP-ribosyltransferase 5-like, with amino-acid sequence MAVMQLWAAVFITYGVATGIAQVCMSKEMNASATFPLDMAPQSVDDMYKGCNDSMNATANMYLLNETNMDKDFSQAWNKSEKAYWNKYEKIKSLEKDLFKAIHVYTLGDPKIYLDLNKAVRTQKSQYGTTFRYHALHFFLTRAIQTLNAEKPEEERCLTSYRRTSVSFSQDVLNKKFRFGSFTSSSQGDYPSGNFGKVSCFKIVTCFGADIQRYSALGKHEREVLIPPYEIFKVTKIITGTERNNKKNDWCSVVYKLQSTQTPRADLNC; translated from the exons ATGGCAGTGATGCAGCTCTGGGCAGCGGTTTTCATCACTTATGGAGTCGCTACAGGAATCGCACAGGTGTGTATGAGTAAAGAGATGAACGCATCTGCT ACTTTTCCACTGGACATGGCTCCACAATCTGTTGATGACATGTACAAAGGCTGTAATGACAGTATGAATGCAACGGCAAATATGTACCTGCTGAATGAGACAAACATGGACAAAGACTTTAGCCAGGCCTGGAATAAATCTGAAAAAGCCTACTGGAATAAATATGAAAAGATAAAGTCACTGGAAAAAGATCTGTTCAAGGCGATTCATGTTTACACTCTCGGTGATCCAAAAATCTATCTTGACCTGAACAAAGCAGTTCGAACCCAGAAATCCCAATATGGGACCACATTCAGGTACCATGCACTTCACTTCTTCCTGACCAGAGCCATCCAAACTCTGAATGCTGAGAAGCCTGAAGAAGAAAGATGTCTGACCAGCTATCGTAGGACCAGTGTTAGCTTCAGCCAGGATGTTCTCAACAAGAAGTTTCGCTTTGGCTCGTTCACGTCCAGCTCACAGGGGGATTATCCCTCAGGGAACTTTGGTAAAGTGTCGTGCTTTAAGATTGTCACATGCTTTGGAGCAGACATCCAGCGGTATTCTGCCTTGGGAAAGCACGAAAGAGAAGTTCTCATTCCTCCTTATGAGATATTTAAAGTCACAAAAATAATTACGGGAACCGAaaggaacaacaaaaaaa ACGACTGGTGCAGCGTGGTCTATAAGCTGCAGAGCACCCAGACACCCAGGGCTGATTTAAACTGTTAG
- the LOC114853777 gene encoding ecto-ADP-ribosyltransferase 5-like, translated as MAVMQLWAAVFITYGVATGIAQTFPLDMAPQSVDDMYQGCSDRMNAKANMYLLNETNMDMNYKMAWQISEKAYWSKYKLIKPLEKDLFRAIYVYTLNKPAIYPDLNNAVRSQKSQYKTTFRYHALHFFLTRAIQTLKAGKRKGKCLTSYRRTSVYFSQVFVQKEFRFGSFTSSSRGDYLGAHFGGKSCFKIVTCFGADIQRYSVYGDEREVLIPPYEVFKVKKIITGTKLNKQKSCNVIYEVQSAGTSSNLNCALFHK; from the exons ATGGCAGTGATGCAGCTCTGGGCAGCGGTTTTCATCACTTATGGAGTCGCTACAGGAATCGCACAG ACTTTTCCACTGGACATGGCTCCACAATCTGTTGATGACATGTACCAAGGCTGTAGTGACAGAATGAACGCAAAGGCAAATATGTACCTGCTGAATGAGACAAACATGGACATGAACTATAAAATGGCCTGGCAGATATCTGAAAAAGCCTACTGGAGTAAATATAAACTGATAAAACCACTGGAAAAAGATCTATTCAGGGCAATTTATGTTTACACTCTCAACAAACCAGCAATCTATCCTGACCTGAACAATGCAGTTCGATCCCAGAAATCCCAGTATAAGACCACATTCAGGTACCATGCACTTCACTTCTTCCTGACCAGAGCCATCCAAACTCTCAAAGCTGGGAAGCGTAAAGGAAAATGTCTGACCAGCTATCGTAGGACCAGTGTTTACTTCAGTCAAGTTTTTGTCCAGAAGGAGTTTCGCTTTGGCTCGTTCACGTCCAGCTCACGGGGAGATTATCTTGGAGCCCACTTTGGGGGCAAGTCATGCTTTAAGATTGTCACATGCTTTGGAGCAGACATCCAGCGTTATTCTGTGTATGGAGACGAAAGAGAGGTTCTTATTCCTCCTTATGAGGTATTTAAAGTCAAAAAAATAATTACGGGaaccaaactaaacaaacaaaaaagttgTAACGTGATCTATGAAGTGCAGAGTGCAGGTACATCCTCCAATTTGAACTGTGCTCTTTTTCATAAATGA
- the LOC114844355 gene encoding ecto-ADP-ribosyltransferase 5-like has product MAVMQLWAAVFITYGVATGIAQTFPLDMALESVDDMYEGCSDRMNAKANMYLLKERKMNMNFSVAWKKSEEAWEKYEQKTSLEKDLFQAIYVYTLPEPKIYLDLNNAVRTQKSQYNTTFRYHALHFFLTRAIQTLKAGKRKGKCLTSYRRTDVSFSKVVLNKEFRFGSFTSSSQGDYASENFGKVSCFKILTRFGADIQNYSSLKHEREVLIPPYEIFKVKRITMGTKRNKKQSCNVIYRVESIGASSNLNCTLFHKCGIRTNKFYAQ; this is encoded by the exons ATGGCAGTGATGCAGCTCTGGGCAGCGGTTTTCATCACTTATGGAGTCGCTACAGGAATCGCACAG ACTTTTCCACTGGACATGGCTCTTGAATCTGTTGATGACATGTACGAAGGCTGTAGTGACAGAATGAACGCAAAGGCAAATATGTACCTGCTGAAGGAGAGAAAGATGAACATGAACTTTAGCGTGGCCTGGAAGAAATCTGAAGAAGCCTGGGaaaaatatgaacaaaaaaCGTCACTGGAAAAAGATCTGTTCCAGGCGATTTATGTTTACACTCTCCCTGAACCAAAAATCTATCTTGACCTGAACAATGCAGTTCGAACCCAGAAATCCCAGTATAACACCACATTCAGGTACCATGCACTTCACTTCTTCCTGACCAGAGCCATCCAAACTCTCAAAGCTGGGAAGCGTAAAGGAAAATGTCTGACCAGCTATCGTAGGACCGATGTTAGCTTCAGCAAGGTTGTTCTCAACAAGGAGTTTCGCTTTGGCTCGTTCACGTCCAGCTCACAGGGGGATTATGCCTCAGAGAACTTTGGTAAAGTGTCGTGCTTTAAGATTTTGACACGCTTTGGAGCAGACATCCAGAATTATTCTTCCTTAAAGCACGAAAGAGAAGTTCTGATTCCTCCTTATGAGATATTTAAAGTAAAAAGAATAACTATgggaacaaaaagaaacaaaaaacaaagttgTAACGTGATCTATAGGGTGGAGAGTATAGGTGCATCCTCCAATTTGAACTGCACTCTTTTTCATAAATGTGGAATAAGAACAAACAAATTTTATGCCCAGTGA